In Oenanthe melanoleuca isolate GR-GAL-2019-014 chromosome 19, OMel1.0, whole genome shotgun sequence, a genomic segment contains:
- the MRM1 gene encoding rRNA methyltransferase 1, mitochondrial isoform X2 encodes MQQALLCPRAVRLCRAALRFRCSLGAEEGAPRGRHPLPQAGRASRTGQELWRAQQDSPRAGKGRERKVPSLERTKGSEILFGVAPCGLALARARRALFRLFLKERRGGGGALRAELGLQAAARGVPVLHVPGRALDALCRGRPHQGVCLEAAPLPFRSLRDAEEPRPGDAESGSGRRLWLALEHIQDPMNLGALLRSAYFLGVDRVVATSTNSCPLTPIVSKASAGAMEVFDVYSTDDLQGFLKAKSAEGWEVVGTVSRPEDVEDVPVISCSEFRWDKPLIVVIGILLHSICSQKRRHGD; translated from the exons ATGCAGCAGGCGCTGCTGTGCCCCCGCGCCGTGCGGCTCTGCCGGGCCGCGCTCCGGTTCCGCTGCAGCCTCGGCGCTGAGGAGGGAGCGCCCCGAGGCCGCCATCCCCTCCCGCAGGCCGGGCGGGCATCGCGGACCGGCCAAGAGCTGTGGCGAGCCCAGCAGGACTCCCCGCGGGCGGGCAAGGGCAGGGAGCGAAAGGTGCCGTCCCTGGAGAGGACGAAGGGCTCGGAGATCCTGTTCGGGGTGGCCCCGTGCGGGCTGGCGCTGGCCCGGGCGCGCAGGGCGCTGTTCCGCCTGTTCCTGAAGgagcggcgcggcggcggcggcgcgctGAGGGCCGAGCTCGGGCTGCAGGCCGCGGCCCGCGGGGTGCCCGTGCTGCACGTCCCGGGCCGCGCTCTGGACGCGCTGTGCCGGGGCCGCCCCCACCAGGGAGTGTGTCTGGAGGCCGCCCCGCTGCCCTTCAGGAGCCTGCGGGACGCTGAGGAGCCGCGGCCCGGCGATGCGGAGAGCGGGAGCGGGCGGCGGCTGTGGCTGGCGCTGGAGCACATCCAGGATCCCATGAACCTGGGCGCGCTGCTGCGCTCCGCGTACTTCCTGGGGGTGGACAGAGTGGTGGCGACCAGCACCAACAG CTGCCCCTTGACTCCCATAGTGAGCAAAGCCAGTGCTGGAGCCATGGAGGTCTTTGATGTGTACAGCACAGATGATCTGCAGGGCTTTTTGAAG GCTAAAAGTGCAGAAGGCTGGGAAGTGGTGGGAACAGTCAGCAGGCCTGAGGATGTGGAAGATGTTCCTGTCATTAGCTGCTCAGAATTCCGGTGGGACAAACCCCTTATTGTGGTGATAG gTATCCTCCTGCACTCCATCTGCAGCCAGAAAAGGAGGCATGGAGATTGA
- the MRM1 gene encoding rRNA methyltransferase 1, mitochondrial isoform X1, which produces MQQALLCPRAVRLCRAALRFRCSLGAEEGAPRGRHPLPQAGRASRTGQELWRAQQDSPRAGKGRERKVPSLERTKGSEILFGVAPCGLALARARRALFRLFLKERRGGGGALRAELGLQAAARGVPVLHVPGRALDALCRGRPHQGVCLEAAPLPFRSLRDAEEPRPGDAESGSGRRLWLALEHIQDPMNLGALLRSAYFLGVDRVVATSTNSCPLTPIVSKASAGAMEVFDVYSTDDLQGFLKAKSAEGWEVVGTVSRPEDVEDVPVISCSEFRWDKPLIVVIGSEGEGLSLETQLQCQRMLAIPPGRALHPGLDSLNVSVAAGILLHSICSQKRRHGD; this is translated from the exons ATGCAGCAGGCGCTGCTGTGCCCCCGCGCCGTGCGGCTCTGCCGGGCCGCGCTCCGGTTCCGCTGCAGCCTCGGCGCTGAGGAGGGAGCGCCCCGAGGCCGCCATCCCCTCCCGCAGGCCGGGCGGGCATCGCGGACCGGCCAAGAGCTGTGGCGAGCCCAGCAGGACTCCCCGCGGGCGGGCAAGGGCAGGGAGCGAAAGGTGCCGTCCCTGGAGAGGACGAAGGGCTCGGAGATCCTGTTCGGGGTGGCCCCGTGCGGGCTGGCGCTGGCCCGGGCGCGCAGGGCGCTGTTCCGCCTGTTCCTGAAGgagcggcgcggcggcggcggcgcgctGAGGGCCGAGCTCGGGCTGCAGGCCGCGGCCCGCGGGGTGCCCGTGCTGCACGTCCCGGGCCGCGCTCTGGACGCGCTGTGCCGGGGCCGCCCCCACCAGGGAGTGTGTCTGGAGGCCGCCCCGCTGCCCTTCAGGAGCCTGCGGGACGCTGAGGAGCCGCGGCCCGGCGATGCGGAGAGCGGGAGCGGGCGGCGGCTGTGGCTGGCGCTGGAGCACATCCAGGATCCCATGAACCTGGGCGCGCTGCTGCGCTCCGCGTACTTCCTGGGGGTGGACAGAGTGGTGGCGACCAGCACCAACAG CTGCCCCTTGACTCCCATAGTGAGCAAAGCCAGTGCTGGAGCCATGGAGGTCTTTGATGTGTACAGCACAGATGATCTGCAGGGCTTTTTGAAG GCTAAAAGTGCAGAAGGCTGGGAAGTGGTGGGAACAGTCAGCAGGCCTGAGGATGTGGAAGATGTTCCTGTCATTAGCTGCTCAGAATTCCGGTGGGACAAACCCCTTATTGTGGTGATAG gCAGTGAAGGGGAGGGGCTGTCCCTGGAGAcgcagctgcagtgccagaggaTGCTGGCCATCCCCCCGGGCAGGGCGCTGCACCCCGGCCTCGACTCCCTCAACGtctctgtggctgcag gTATCCTCCTGCACTCCATCTGCAGCCAGAAAAGGAGGCATGGAGATTGA